A genomic segment from Bradyrhizobium diazoefficiens USDA 110 encodes:
- a CDS encoding ABC transporter substrate-binding protein gives MTRSRSATYLALTVALLTAAMLPAKGDEVGVSDDAILFGQVAALEGPSSALGQRMRQGIVAAFTEINGKGGVHGRKLQLISRDDGYDPDRSVAQTLQLLEDDKVFALIGAVGTPTAMATIPITSARKVPFIGPFTGAEFLRDLELPNVVNIRASYGAEAEAWIKHLTEDRRFTRIGIFYQDDSFGRDGLVGVKRALARRGLELAAEGTFERNTRAVAAAWRMIKRAEPEAIVMVGTYGPCAEFIKLAHRSGSYPTFVNISFVGANALARELGPEGEGVIVSQVVPFPWDRSLKLVADYQAAQTAFDPTLTPDFVSLEGYLSGRLAAAALEKAGPQPTRASLLRAINDVGRFDISGSIVTVGMRMIDAPPKVFLTVIQKDGTFRAVDRF, from the coding sequence ATGACACGATCGCGCTCCGCGACATACCTCGCCTTGACCGTCGCATTGCTGACCGCGGCCATGCTGCCTGCGAAAGGCGATGAGGTCGGCGTCAGCGACGATGCGATCCTGTTCGGCCAGGTGGCCGCACTCGAAGGCCCCTCCTCGGCGCTCGGGCAGCGCATGCGGCAAGGCATCGTCGCGGCGTTCACCGAGATCAACGGCAAGGGCGGCGTCCATGGCCGCAAGCTCCAGCTCATCAGCCGCGACGACGGCTACGACCCCGATCGTTCCGTGGCGCAGACGCTGCAGCTGCTCGAGGACGACAAGGTGTTCGCGCTGATCGGCGCGGTCGGCACGCCGACCGCGATGGCGACGATACCGATCACCAGCGCCAGGAAAGTCCCCTTTATCGGTCCGTTCACCGGCGCCGAGTTCCTGCGCGACCTCGAGCTTCCAAACGTCGTCAACATCCGCGCGAGCTACGGCGCGGAGGCCGAGGCATGGATCAAGCATCTCACCGAGGACCGCCGGTTCACCCGCATCGGCATCTTCTACCAGGATGATTCCTTCGGCCGCGATGGACTTGTCGGCGTGAAGCGCGCGCTTGCCAGGCGCGGCCTCGAGCTCGCCGCCGAAGGCACCTTCGAGCGCAACACCCGCGCCGTCGCCGCGGCCTGGCGGATGATCAAGCGCGCCGAACCCGAGGCCATCGTCATGGTCGGGACCTACGGTCCCTGCGCCGAGTTCATCAAGCTCGCACACCGCAGCGGCTCGTATCCGACCTTCGTCAACATCTCCTTCGTCGGCGCCAACGCGCTCGCCAGGGAGCTCGGCCCCGAGGGCGAAGGCGTCATCGTCTCGCAGGTCGTGCCGTTTCCCTGGGATCGCTCGCTCAAGCTCGTCGCCGACTACCAGGCGGCGCAGACGGCGTTCGACCCGACGCTGACACCGGACTTCGTGTCGCTCGAAGGCTATCTCTCCGGCCGCCTCGCAGCCGCGGCGCTGGAAAAGGCCGGACCGCAACCGACGCGCGCGAGCCTCCTGCGCGCCATCAACGACGTCGGCCGCTTCGACATCAGCGGCAGCATCGTCACCGTCGGCATGCGCATGATCGACGCCCCGCCGAAGGTGTTCCTGACGGTGATCCAGAAGGACGGGACGTTCAGGGCAGTGGACCGGTTTTAG
- a CDS encoding hydroxyacid dehydrogenase, with translation MKVLLAHTPEMRRNYYGDRSLNGLRAAAEVILHEGDQPLDAAGLVRAARDVDIVVADRMTEGRGEIFPQLPHLRAFVRCAVDIRNVDVDAASKAGVLVTRAGPGFVQAVAELALGFMVDLSRGVSRTTADYQAGRKPEARMGRQLADSRIGIIGYGSIGRYLAEIAKVMRMEVLVADPFADVSDSAIRQVGLDELLAASDYVVCLAIANAETENLIGEAALARMQKHAVFINLSRGNLVDEAALAKALLENRIAGAAMDVGRAPDQMPTPELARLPNVIATPHVGGLTPQAIEYQSLETVRQVEAIVKGEAPPGAVNADRWTRRP, from the coding sequence GTGAAAGTCCTGCTCGCGCACACGCCGGAGATGCGGCGGAATTACTACGGCGATCGCAGCCTGAACGGCCTGCGCGCGGCCGCCGAGGTGATCCTGCACGAGGGCGATCAGCCGCTCGATGCGGCCGGCCTCGTCCGCGCGGCCAGGGACGTTGACATCGTCGTCGCCGATCGCATGACGGAGGGACGCGGCGAGATATTTCCGCAACTGCCGCATTTGCGCGCCTTCGTCCGCTGCGCCGTCGACATCCGCAACGTCGACGTCGATGCGGCCTCGAAGGCGGGCGTGCTGGTGACCCGCGCCGGCCCCGGCTTCGTTCAGGCGGTGGCCGAGCTCGCGCTCGGCTTCATGGTCGATCTCTCCCGCGGCGTGTCGCGGACGACGGCGGACTACCAGGCCGGACGTAAACCCGAGGCGCGGATGGGCCGTCAGCTCGCCGATAGCAGGATCGGTATCATCGGCTATGGCAGCATCGGGCGCTATCTCGCCGAGATCGCCAAGGTGATGCGCATGGAGGTGCTGGTCGCCGATCCCTTTGCTGATGTCAGCGACAGCGCCATCAGGCAGGTCGGCCTCGACGAGCTCCTCGCCGCATCCGACTATGTCGTCTGCCTTGCGATCGCCAATGCAGAGACCGAGAACTTGATCGGCGAGGCGGCGCTGGCGCGCATGCAGAAGCATGCGGTCTTCATCAATCTCTCGCGCGGCAATCTCGTCGACGAGGCCGCGTTGGCGAAGGCGCTGCTTGAGAATCGTATCGCGGGTGCGGCAATGGATGTCGGCCGCGCGCCCGACCAGATGCCGACGCCGGAGTTGGCCAGGCTGCCCAACGTCATCGCCACACCGCATGTCGGCGGCCTGACGCCGCAGGCGATCGAGTACCAGTCGCTGGAAACCGTGCGGCAGGTGGAAGCGATCGTCAAAGGCGAGGCCCCGCCGGGCGCCGTCAATGCCGATCGCTGGACGCGGCGACCCTAA
- a CDS encoding TRAP transporter large permease subunit — translation MTAAVPVSGGRHGSITLLLRLSDAIAAILLAADLVVVCASVLLRFCFNAPVEWSDDVARGLMVGSAFFGAASALARGENVGVSFFRDLLPLRLRTLVDAASAVLVVLISFYVAYNAIKLGSLTAGQTTGSGLPLELTFYPMGIGALFMTVFAIDQLCARPLPDIVRGLVAVAVVTGLYLAWDYLSPSSVPSAGTLMLIGFFAMLFGGLPIGFALALAALIFIWVEGALPGVIFAQQMARGIDNFVLLAIPFFILVGYLMEANGMSVRLIELLQRGVGRMRGGLNVVMVASMVLFSGISGSKMADVAAVGSVLIPAARRSKQNPGGAVALLAASAVMAETIPPCINLIILGFVANLSIGGLFVAGLLPAALMALVLIAVSIIFGKRPAEAEDVAPQMPVSGLWSGAIASFGLIFMIFFGFKSGFATATEISAFAVAYALVVGSLVFRELSFKSAAHSFVQAATRAGLVLFIVAAAQSLAFTLTLQQVPHAVGDFMLGLSKTSGVWLFILLAIAVLIVMGSVLEGAAALIIFGPLLLPVAVQLGIDPLHFGVVLVIAMGIGLFAPPLGLGLYGACLIGNVPIEQTVKPIMGYLGLLFLCLLVIAFVPWLSTALPRAFGY, via the coding sequence ATGACAGCCGCCGTGCCCGTCTCGGGCGGCCGCCACGGGAGCATTACGCTGCTGCTTCGCCTCAGCGACGCGATCGCGGCCATCCTCCTGGCCGCCGATCTCGTGGTCGTCTGCGCGTCCGTGCTGCTGCGCTTCTGCTTCAATGCGCCGGTCGAATGGTCCGACGACGTCGCGCGCGGATTGATGGTCGGCTCGGCCTTCTTCGGCGCGGCGAGCGCGCTTGCGCGCGGCGAGAATGTCGGCGTGTCCTTCTTCCGCGATCTGCTGCCCCTGCGCCTGCGTACGCTGGTCGACGCCGCGAGCGCCGTGCTCGTCGTGCTGATCTCCTTCTATGTCGCCTACAACGCCATCAAGCTGGGCTCGCTGACGGCAGGCCAGACCACCGGCTCCGGCCTGCCGCTGGAGCTTACCTTCTATCCGATGGGCATCGGCGCGCTGTTCATGACGGTGTTCGCGATCGATCAGCTCTGCGCAAGGCCGCTGCCTGATATCGTCAGGGGGCTCGTTGCCGTTGCCGTCGTCACCGGCCTCTATCTCGCCTGGGATTATCTGTCGCCGTCCTCGGTGCCGTCGGCGGGCACGTTGATGCTGATCGGCTTCTTCGCAATGCTGTTCGGCGGCCTGCCGATCGGCTTTGCGCTGGCGCTGGCCGCGCTGATCTTCATCTGGGTCGAGGGCGCGCTGCCCGGCGTGATCTTCGCCCAGCAGATGGCGCGCGGCATCGACAATTTCGTGCTGCTCGCGATCCCCTTCTTCATCCTCGTCGGCTACCTCATGGAAGCCAACGGCATGTCGGTGCGCCTGATCGAGCTGTTGCAGCGCGGGGTCGGCCGCATGCGCGGTGGGCTGAACGTCGTGATGGTGGCCTCGATGGTGCTGTTCTCCGGCATCTCAGGCTCGAAGATGGCCGACGTCGCCGCGGTCGGCTCGGTGCTGATTCCGGCGGCGCGCCGCTCGAAGCAGAATCCGGGCGGCGCGGTGGCGCTGCTGGCGGCGTCCGCGGTGATGGCGGAAACCATTCCGCCCTGCATCAACCTGATCATCCTCGGCTTTGTGGCGAACCTGTCGATCGGCGGCCTGTTCGTCGCGGGGCTCCTGCCGGCGGCGCTGATGGCGCTGGTCCTGATCGCGGTGTCCATCATCTTCGGCAAGCGGCCGGCGGAGGCCGAGGACGTTGCGCCGCAGATGCCGGTGTCGGGCCTGTGGAGCGGCGCGATCGCCTCGTTCGGCCTGATCTTCATGATCTTCTTCGGCTTCAAGAGCGGCTTTGCCACGGCCACCGAAATCTCCGCGTTCGCCGTGGCCTATGCGCTGGTCGTCGGCAGCCTGGTGTTCCGCGAGCTCAGCTTCAAATCGGCCGCGCACAGTTTCGTGCAGGCCGCGACGCGCGCAGGGCTCGTGCTGTTCATCGTCGCCGCCGCGCAGTCGCTCGCCTTCACGCTGACCTTGCAGCAGGTGCCGCACGCGGTCGGCGACTTCATGCTCGGACTATCGAAGACCAGCGGCGTCTGGCTGTTCATCCTGCTCGCGATCGCCGTGCTGATCGTGATGGGCTCGGTGCTGGAAGGCGCGGCCGCGCTGATCATCTTCGGGCCGCTGCTCTTGCCGGTGGCCGTGCAGCTCGGCATCGATCCCCTGCATTTCGGCGTGGTGCTGGTGATCGCGATGGGCATCGGCCTGTTCGCTCCGCCGCTCGGGCTCGGACTCTATGGCGCCTGCCTGATCGGCAACGTGCCGATCGAGCAGACGGTGAAGCCGATCATGGGTTATCTTGGCCTCTTGTTCCTCTGCCTGCTCGTCATTGCCTTCGTGCCATGGCTCTCGACCGCGCTGCCGCGGGCATTCGGCTACTGA
- a CDS encoding TRAP transporter substrate-binding protein — protein MTIVPVNRRAFIKSSAAVTAGLVLSPAIIGRAEAATLKLKCSSSLPNDPKYANGRVYYDNLVKNLKGNGLGEQVEVAFFPDNQLGQEIDVINSVKLGVIDLMVSGSSISANLTPLVGTFDLGFLFSSFPQQTKAFDAGAAKPIEDALLKGSNIRIIAWAYNFGSRSVLAKKPVKTPEDLAGLKIRTLPNPVITECLRLMGAAATPLAFGEIYTALQAGVLDGLEHDPPTILASKFFETAKFYALTQHNFSPLAIYFSDMTYNRMDPKLRDGFLDAAKKAAIDTRAHGLAVEKEALAALTEKGVTVAECDREAFKKRVAPQHENFIKARPESKAVIDIIRATQA, from the coding sequence ATGACAATCGTGCCCGTGAACCGTCGCGCGTTCATCAAGTCATCGGCGGCGGTCACCGCCGGCCTCGTGCTCTCTCCCGCCATCATCGGCCGCGCCGAAGCCGCGACGCTGAAGCTGAAATGCTCCTCCTCGCTGCCGAACGATCCCAAATATGCCAACGGCCGCGTCTACTATGACAACCTCGTCAAGAACCTGAAGGGCAACGGGCTCGGCGAGCAGGTCGAGGTCGCGTTCTTCCCTGACAACCAGCTCGGCCAGGAGATCGACGTCATCAATTCGGTGAAGCTCGGCGTCATCGACCTCATGGTGTCGGGCTCGTCGATCTCGGCCAATCTGACGCCGCTGGTCGGCACCTTCGACCTCGGCTTTCTGTTCTCGAGCTTCCCGCAGCAGACCAAGGCGTTCGACGCCGGCGCCGCCAAGCCGATCGAGGACGCGCTGCTCAAGGGCAGCAACATCCGCATCATCGCCTGGGCCTATAATTTCGGCTCGCGCAGCGTACTGGCGAAGAAGCCGGTGAAGACGCCGGAGGATCTCGCCGGCCTCAAGATCCGCACCCTGCCAAATCCCGTCATCACCGAATGCCTGCGCCTGATGGGCGCCGCCGCGACGCCGCTGGCGTTCGGCGAAATCTACACCGCGCTCCAGGCCGGCGTGCTGGATGGGCTGGAGCACGATCCGCCGACGATCCTGGCCAGCAAGTTCTTCGAGACCGCAAAGTTCTACGCGCTGACGCAGCACAATTTCTCGCCGCTCGCGATCTATTTCAGCGACATGACCTACAACCGCATGGATCCGAAGCTGCGCGACGGCTTTCTCGATGCCGCGAAGAAGGCCGCAATCGACACCCGTGCCCATGGGCTTGCGGTCGAGAAGGAGGCGCTGGCGGCCCTGACCGAGAAGGGCGTGACGGTGGCCGAATGCGACCGCGAGGCGTTCAAGAAGCGCGTCGCGCCGCAGCACGAGAACTTCATCAAGGCGCGGCCGGAATCCAAGGCCGTCATCGACATCATTCGCGCGACGCAAGCCTGA
- a CDS encoding DoxX family protein — protein sequence MIDSRTAPYAALVLRVTLGALFLAHAGLKLFVFTPAGTAKFFGSLGFPPELAYLIMTVEVLSGVALILGVWTRYAALAGIPILLGAIFTVHGAAGFFFTNPKGGWEYPAFWAIALAAQALLGDGAYALRPSRDVAAAPGQLSGAHSR from the coding sequence ATGATCGATTCCCGTACCGCTCCCTATGCCGCGCTCGTGCTGCGCGTGACGCTGGGCGCGCTGTTCCTCGCCCACGCCGGCCTGAAGCTGTTCGTCTTCACCCCGGCCGGGACCGCAAAGTTCTTCGGCAGCCTCGGCTTCCCGCCCGAACTCGCCTACCTCATCATGACGGTGGAAGTTCTCAGCGGCGTCGCGCTGATCCTCGGTGTCTGGACCCGCTATGCGGCACTGGCCGGCATCCCGATCCTGCTCGGCGCGATCTTCACCGTGCACGGCGCCGCCGGCTTCTTCTTCACCAATCCGAAGGGCGGCTGGGAATATCCCGCCTTCTGGGCGATCGCGCTCGCGGCGCAGGCCCTGCTCGGCGACGGCGCCTACGCGCTGCGTCCGTCCCGCGATGTCGCGGCGGCACCCGGCCAGCTCAGCGGCGCGCATTCGCGCTGA
- a CDS encoding LysR family transcriptional regulator produces MLDRLTSLEVFAKVAAIGSLSGAARAMGLSQTMVTKHVAALEARLGTKLFHRTTRRLSITEAGRSYLESSERILADMEAADAAVARERVEPRGLLRVNVPVVFGTRQIAPAIAEFSERHPEVTVELGLNDRLVDLAEEGWDLAIRIGKLRDSSMVARKLAPNRLVVCAAPSYLAKHGTPRRVADLAAHNCLGYTLSQQASAAEWLFGVDGEIRVQVSGTLRANNGDALRAATLAGLGLARQPTFIIADDLRAGTLLALPLDQPEIQTSAVHAVYLPDRRPPAKVRAFIDFLAARFAPDPPWDRGLF; encoded by the coding sequence ATGCTCGACCGGCTGACCAGCCTGGAAGTCTTCGCCAAGGTGGCGGCGATCGGCAGCCTGTCGGGCGCGGCCCGGGCCATGGGCTTGTCGCAGACCATGGTGACCAAGCATGTTGCCGCGCTCGAGGCCCGGCTCGGCACAAAACTGTTCCACCGGACCACGAGGCGGCTGTCCATCACCGAGGCCGGACGAAGCTATCTGGAATCCTCCGAGCGCATCCTCGCCGACATGGAGGCCGCCGACGCCGCGGTCGCGCGCGAGCGCGTCGAACCGCGCGGGCTGCTGCGGGTCAACGTGCCCGTCGTGTTCGGCACGCGGCAGATCGCGCCGGCGATCGCCGAGTTTTCGGAACGCCATCCCGAGGTCACCGTCGAGCTCGGCCTCAACGACCGCCTCGTCGATCTCGCCGAGGAAGGCTGGGACCTTGCGATCCGCATCGGCAAGCTGCGCGACTCCAGCATGGTGGCGCGAAAGCTCGCGCCGAACCGCCTCGTGGTCTGCGCCGCGCCGTCCTATCTGGCGAAACACGGCACGCCGCGCCGCGTCGCCGACCTCGCCGCGCATAACTGCCTCGGCTACACGCTTTCGCAGCAGGCGAGCGCGGCGGAATGGCTGTTCGGCGTCGACGGCGAGATCCGTGTCCAGGTCAGCGGTACCTTGCGCGCCAACAATGGCGATGCGCTGCGCGCGGCAACATTGGCGGGCCTCGGCCTCGCCCGACAGCCGACCTTCATCATCGCCGACGACCTTCGCGCCGGGACGCTTCTGGCGCTTCCGCTCGACCAGCCGGAGATCCAGACCTCGGCCGTGCACGCGGTCTACCTGCCCGACCGCCGCCCGCCGGCCAAGGTGCGCGCCTTCATCGACTTTCTCGCCGCGCGTTTTGCGCCTGACCCGCCCTGGGACCGCGGCCTGTTCTGA
- a CDS encoding caspase family protein: MRRPVLRNLFLASSLLALTQLMMPTKAAAEARLALVIGQSAYRTVPELPNAANDAKGMTELLGNAGFTVTTAANLAQNEMRTAISDFAGKVSASGADTVALVFYAGHGLQIDGENYLVPVDLDPKREADIPLQGVRLNDLLNTLGALPTRARIFMLDACRNNPFPALSGAGHGLAIVDTKAGAPGSFISYSTSPGAEAEDGSGIDSPYTTAALSVAKQPNLPIEEVFKRIRIAVAQSTDGRQIPWESSSLTTDFKFFGGESSSQQPAIPGASAMALAGGTRSVADWRKDLQGKEPKVAYELVIADDTAEAYQAYIEMYTQDARTPRLRTVLERRRQMLAWERAVAINTRASFEAYLANWDNSDLAATARRLLLRVQNRNYVLPATVAATPAPVAVAMAPTCPCSAPSTPATPVNPTVAPIIKKRVDDTPPKRKVVETPPKPRRPPPDEVVYERAPPPDRGPPPGAVMQGIGIGIGIGMGMGGGGRGSDYHNDRGRY; encoded by the coding sequence ATGCGCCGTCCAGTGCTTCGTAATTTGTTCCTTGCCAGCAGCCTGCTTGCGCTCACGCAGCTGATGATGCCGACGAAGGCCGCGGCCGAAGCGCGGCTTGCGCTGGTGATCGGCCAGTCCGCCTATCGCACGGTGCCGGAGCTGCCCAACGCCGCCAACGACGCCAAGGGCATGACCGAGCTGCTCGGCAATGCCGGCTTCACCGTCACCACAGCGGCCAACCTCGCGCAGAACGAGATGCGCACGGCGATCTCGGATTTCGCCGGCAAGGTCAGCGCCAGCGGCGCCGACACCGTCGCGCTGGTGTTCTACGCCGGCCACGGGCTTCAGATCGACGGCGAGAACTATCTGGTGCCGGTCGATCTCGATCCCAAGCGCGAAGCCGACATTCCGCTCCAGGGCGTGCGGCTGAACGACCTGCTCAACACGCTCGGCGCGCTGCCGACGCGGGCGCGCATCTTCATGCTCGACGCCTGCCGCAACAACCCGTTCCCGGCGCTGAGCGGCGCGGGCCACGGGCTTGCGATCGTCGACACCAAGGCGGGCGCACCCGGCTCGTTCATTTCCTATTCGACCTCGCCCGGCGCGGAAGCCGAGGACGGCTCCGGCATCGACAGCCCCTACACCACCGCGGCGCTCTCGGTCGCAAAGCAACCGAACCTGCCGATCGAGGAAGTGTTCAAACGCATCCGCATCGCCGTGGCGCAATCGACCGACGGGCGGCAGATCCCGTGGGAAAGCTCCTCGCTGACGACCGACTTCAAGTTCTTCGGCGGCGAGAGCAGCAGCCAGCAGCCTGCCATTCCGGGCGCTTCCGCGATGGCGCTCGCCGGCGGCACGCGCAGCGTCGCGGACTGGCGCAAGGATCTGCAGGGCAAGGAGCCGAAGGTCGCCTATGAGCTCGTGATCGCCGACGACACCGCCGAGGCGTACCAGGCCTATATCGAGATGTACACGCAGGACGCCCGCACGCCGCGCCTGCGCACGGTGCTGGAGCGCCGGCGCCAGATGCTGGCCTGGGAGCGCGCGGTGGCGATCAACACCCGCGCCTCGTTCGAGGCTTACCTCGCGAACTGGGACAACAGCGATCTCGCCGCAACCGCGCGCAGGCTGCTGCTCCGTGTGCAGAACCGCAACTACGTCCTGCCCGCGACGGTCGCAGCCACGCCCGCTCCGGTCGCCGTCGCAATGGCCCCGACCTGCCCGTGCTCGGCGCCATCGACACCGGCAACGCCGGTCAACCCGACAGTGGCGCCCATCATCAAGAAGCGCGTCGACGACACCCCGCCGAAGCGCAAGGTGGTCGAGACGCCGCCGAAGCCACGCCGGCCGCCGCCTGACGAAGTGGTCTACGAGCGCGCGCCGCCGCCGGATCGTGGCCCGCCGCCCGGCGCCGTCATGCAAGGTATCGGCATCGGGATTGGCATCGGCATGGGCATGGGTGGCGGCGGCCGCGGCAGCGATTATCACAACGACCGCGGCCGATACTGA
- a CDS encoding SulP family inorganic anion transporter, producing MPHDSHAKHAWPLFRSLASYSLPGDLMAGLTLAAIAIPEQMATARLGGFAPQIGFFAFMAGSLGFALLGGNRFLSCGADSTITPIFAGGLAALAAVGSPQYQGYAVALALMVGMMMLAGGAFRLGGIANLLSVPVMVGFLAGISVHIIVSQLPGVLGLKSPSGPTLDRIGVLAGELSRSNPFTLCIGLGVLATVFVSEKISAKIPGALIGLVAATLATIGLGLEGEGVSVVGSVPGTLPRLTLPELAPEHWVHLVSLAFVITVVVMVQTAATTRSFPSDPDKPADVDRDFLGAGAGSVLSGLFGAFPVNASPPRTGIVAETGGQSQLAGLAAAAIVLALLAFGTGLLQHVPDAALGGILLFVALRIIRVKQIVTIYRQSFSEFLLIAATAALIIVLPIQQGAFLGIMLSLLHGIWSTTRARLVEFERVPGTTIWWPAHPHIAGERIEGVAVIGLQAPLSFLNAPGFRSDVTKVLGAATPQLLVLEASGMVEIDFTAAQILLDVFKACSEQGVTVALARLESVRAQNAFERFRLFDALPREHVFHSVDEAVRKLAKVQ from the coding sequence ATGCCGCACGATTCTCACGCCAAGCACGCATGGCCGCTCTTCCGCTCGCTCGCCTCTTACTCTCTGCCCGGCGACCTCATGGCGGGGCTGACCTTGGCGGCGATCGCGATCCCCGAGCAGATGGCTACCGCGCGGCTCGGCGGCTTTGCGCCGCAGATCGGCTTCTTCGCCTTCATGGCAGGCTCGCTCGGCTTTGCGCTGCTCGGCGGCAACCGCTTCCTGTCCTGCGGCGCGGACTCCACGATCACGCCGATCTTCGCCGGCGGGCTTGCGGCGCTGGCCGCAGTCGGCTCGCCGCAATATCAGGGGTATGCGGTCGCGCTGGCGCTGATGGTCGGCATGATGATGCTCGCCGGCGGCGCCTTCCGACTTGGCGGCATCGCCAACCTCCTGTCCGTGCCGGTCATGGTCGGCTTCCTCGCCGGCATCTCCGTCCATATCATCGTGTCGCAATTGCCCGGCGTGCTGGGACTGAAGTCACCGAGCGGGCCGACGCTCGATCGCATCGGCGTGCTCGCCGGCGAGCTCAGTCGCAGCAATCCCTTCACGCTGTGCATCGGCCTCGGTGTGCTCGCAACGGTCTTCGTCTCGGAGAAGATCAGCGCAAAGATTCCGGGGGCGCTGATCGGGCTCGTCGCCGCGACGCTGGCCACGATCGGTCTCGGCCTCGAAGGCGAGGGCGTCAGCGTCGTCGGCAGCGTGCCGGGGACGCTGCCGCGGCTCACCCTGCCCGAACTTGCGCCGGAGCATTGGGTGCATCTGGTATCGCTCGCCTTCGTGATCACGGTCGTGGTGATGGTGCAGACCGCCGCGACCACGCGCTCGTTCCCGTCCGATCCCGACAAGCCCGCCGATGTCGACCGCGATTTCCTCGGCGCCGGCGCCGGCAGCGTGCTGTCCGGCCTGTTCGGCGCCTTTCCCGTCAATGCCAGCCCGCCGCGGACGGGCATCGTCGCCGAGACCGGCGGGCAATCGCAGCTCGCCGGACTAGCGGCCGCGGCAATCGTGCTGGCGCTGCTCGCGTTCGGCACGGGACTGTTGCAGCACGTTCCTGACGCCGCGCTCGGCGGCATCCTGCTGTTCGTCGCGCTACGCATCATCCGCGTGAAGCAGATCGTCACGATCTACCGCCAGTCCTTCAGTGAGTTCCTGCTGATCGCCGCCACCGCCGCGCTGATCATCGTGCTGCCGATCCAGCAGGGCGCGTTCCTCGGCATCATGCTGTCGCTGCTGCACGGCATCTGGAGCACCACGCGCGCCAGGCTGGTCGAGTTCGAGCGCGTGCCGGGCACCACGATCTGGTGGCCCGCGCATCCGCACATCGCCGGCGAGCGCATCGAAGGCGTTGCCGTGATCGGGCTGCAGGCGCCGCTGTCCTTCCTCAACGCCCCGGGTTTCCGCAGCGACGTGACCAAGGTGCTCGGCGCGGCGACGCCGCAACTGCTGGTGCTGGAAGCGAGCGGCATGGTCGAGATCGACTTCACCGCCGCGCAGATTTTGCTCGACGTGTTCAAGGCGTGCAGCGAACAGGGCGTCACGGTCGCGCTGGCGCGGCTGGAATCGGTCCGCGCCCAGAACGCGTTCGAACGCTTCAGATTGTTCGACGCCCTGCCCCGCGAGCACGTCTTCCACAGCGTGGATGAGGCGGTGCGCAAGCTGGCGAAAGTGCAATAG